In Sceloporus undulatus isolate JIND9_A2432 ecotype Alabama chromosome 7, SceUnd_v1.1, whole genome shotgun sequence, one DNA window encodes the following:
- the LOC121937158 gene encoding zinc finger translocation-associated protein-like: MFRRGLSLSLSLLFLSGEADPPQTPAFLLHPPPPSSSSSLQKASSQGAQGKEGQEEEEEEEEEDGGQALKASPRHPQKALQEGPPRSDRAAASAEPWPRSWRRCSWRPRRRKTKRRRRRTRSSGSTEMTTVSQKTDQFPDTLCKTFPRRPG; the protein is encoded by the exons ATGTTCAG AaggggcctctctctctctctctctctgctctttctCTCCGGTGAAGCAGACCCCCCCCAGAccccagccttcctcctccatcctcctcctccatcctcttcctcctctttgcaaaAGGCAAGCAGCCAAGGAGCCCAAGGGAAGGAaggccaggaggaagaggaggaggaggaagaagaagatggaggcCAAGCCCTGAAAGCATCCCCCCGCCACCCCCAAAAGGCTCTCCAAGAAGGGCCTCCGCGGTCCGATCGCGCTGCAGCCTCAGCTGAGCCATGGCCGCGGAGCTGGAGGCGgtgcagctggaggcccaggaggaggaagacgaagaggaggaggaggaggacgaggagcaGTGGCTCTACGGAG ATGACGACGGTAAGCCAGAAGACGGACCAATTTCCGG ACACACTTTGCAAGACCTTCCCAAGGAGACCAGGATGA
- the LOC121937159 gene encoding pre-mRNA 3'-end-processing factor FIP1-like, whose product MGCWFNICGAEPRSWLVASHVSKDDGSASESISDGADLSDYFNYGFNEETWKAYCEKQRRLQLGLESSVPVSTENKITVQQGRTGNAEKEPENNVIKMDFKTDFVALVGGRIKAGPPPNRKLGGTIDVIGGQAGTIRRVEGRRRDKHASEENPIQVLGDHGSKTQPPQPPQQASQPQQPPQQQTFAPPAGPLPPISGPPPPHFLHPPPPPVTSVPPPLHPPGLPPPGPIPGLFPPPLAPPPALLIPTLDGQPASYNNRQPPPFGYNSTDSGFISYPPISTSHTPWVTTVDKGSSASDSGHWEYSSSRRERERDRDRTPTTSEYNNDDERYRYYSRERSYDFERDYHRSRDRSREREDRHRERRHRDKEEGSKHKSSRRKQHENEEGESHRRHKHKKNKRSKEEKETNEDGVAEGNGQDSKE is encoded by the exons ATGGGCTGCTGGTTTAACATTTGCGGGGCTGAACCCCGGTCTTGGCTGGTGGCTTCCCATGTCAGCAAGGATGATGGTTCTGCTTCAGAAAGTATATCCGATG GTGCTGACCTTTCGGATTATTTCAACTACGGGTTCAACGAGGAGACCTGGAAAGCGTACTGCGAGAAGCAGCGCCGGCTCCAACTTGGCTTGGAGTCTTCCGTCCCGGTCAGCACCGAGAACAAAATCACG GTCCAGCAAGGAAGAACAGGCAATGCAGAAAAGGAACCAGAGAACAACGTCATCAAAATGGATTTTAAGACGGATTTTGTGGCCCTGGTAGGCGGGCGGATAAAAGCCGGGCCTCCCCCAAACAG GAAGCTGGGTGGCACCATTGACGTCATTGGTGGACAGGCGGGCACCATCAGGCGGGTCGAAGGAAGGCGGCGCGATAAACATGCCTCGGAGGAAAATCCCATTCAG GTACTTGGGGACCACGGGAGCAAAACGCAGCCTCCGCAGCCGCCCCAACAAGCATCACAGCCACAACAACCACCTCAGCAACAGACATTTGCACCTCCAGCGGGTCCTCTGCCTCCAATAAGCGGTCCTCCACCACCCCACTTTCTCCATCCTCCTCCGCCTCCGGTTACTTCCGTCCCACCGCCTCTCCATCCTCCAG GTTTACCACCGCCTGGCCCCATCCCAG GGCTGTTTCCTCCACCTCTTGCTCCACCGCCAGCTCTTCTGATTCCAACACTCGATGG CCAGCCTGCCAGCTACAACAACAGGCAGCCACCTCCATTTGGCTACAACTCCACAG ATTCAGGTTTTATCAGCTACCCTCCTATTTCTACATCTCACACACCGTGGGTGACTACGGTGGACAAGGGCTCCAGCGCTTCTGACAGTGGTCACTGGGAGTACTCTAGCTCACGgcgggagagggaaagagaccgCGATCGGACACCCACCACCAGCGAATATAACAA TGATGACGAGAGGTATCGTTACTATAGCCGGGAGCGCAGTTATGATTTCGAGAGGGACTATCATAGGAGTAGAGATCGCAGCCGCGAGAGAGAAGATCGCCACCGGGAGCGAAGGCACAGAGACAAAGAGGAGGGCAGCAAACACAAATCATCACGGCG TAAGCAGCATGAAAACGAAGAAGGAGAAAGCCACCGGCGTCACAAGCACAAAAAGAACAAGCGGagtaaggaagagaaggagacgAACGAGGATGGTGTCGCAGAGGGAAATGGACAGGACTCCAAGGAGTAG